From the Acidilutibacter cellobiosedens genome, one window contains:
- a CDS encoding acyl-CoA dehydratase activase-related protein — MAYKIGIPKAMLYYDYFPLWDLFFKELGAKVIVSPDTNKEILDKGVTHCVDESCLPVKIFHGHVYYLKDKVDFLFIPKIMSVCRKEYFCPKILGLPEMIKNSFDELPEIISTTVNLYKGNNNIKKSVLEIGTKITPDLFKIRRAYNSSTKVFKEYKNLINKKIISIEGVKTQSRTLKDINSLHDKKKRTIMMVGHPYNIYDNYINMNLAYKLVKNNVKVITSETIDENKILFYSSKLPKRMFWTYGKRIIGSSFCAIEEGLCDGMIYISSFGCGMDSILVDLIERKAKEKMVPFMLITVDEQTGEAGINTRIEAFLDMMMWRDRDENNISTLG, encoded by the coding sequence ATGGCATATAAGATCGGAATTCCAAAGGCAATGTTATATTATGATTATTTTCCCTTATGGGATTTGTTTTTTAAAGAGTTGGGAGCGAAGGTAATAGTCTCTCCCGATACAAATAAAGAAATATTGGATAAGGGAGTAACCCATTGCGTAGACGAATCATGTCTTCCTGTAAAAATATTTCATGGACATGTATATTATCTTAAGGATAAAGTTGATTTTTTATTTATACCTAAAATCATGAGCGTATGCAGAAAGGAGTATTTTTGTCCCAAAATATTAGGGCTTCCGGAAATGATAAAAAATTCTTTTGATGAACTTCCGGAGATTATAAGTACTACCGTAAACCTGTATAAAGGAAATAACAATATAAAGAAATCGGTATTGGAAATAGGGACGAAGATTACACCTGATTTATTTAAAATAAGAAGAGCTTATAATAGCTCAACAAAAGTTTTTAAAGAATACAAAAACCTTATAAATAAAAAAATAATATCGATTGAAGGAGTAAAAACACAAAGTAGGACTTTAAAAGATATAAATTCTTTGCATGACAAAAAGAAGAGAACAATAATGATGGTAGGCCATCCTTATAATATATATGATAATTATATAAATATGAATTTAGCTTATAAATTAGTAAAAAACAATGTAAAGGTTATAACTTCCGAGACCATAGACGAAAATAAAATATTATTTTATTCTTCAAAATTACCTAAAAGGATGTTTTGGACTTATGGCAAGAGAATAATAGGTTCATCCTTTTGTGCTATAGAAGAAGGTTTATGCGACGGAATGATTTATATCTCTTCTTTTGGATGTGGAATGGATTCGATACTTGTTGATTTAATAGAAAGAAAAGCTAAAGAAAAAATGGTTCCCTTTATGCTCATAACGGTGGATGAACAAACGGGAGAGGCAGGAATAAATACAAGAATAGAGGCATTTTTAGATATGATGATGTGGAGGGATAGAGATGAAAATAACATTTCCACACTTGGGTAA
- a CDS encoding ribonuclease H-like domain-containing protein, with product MKNYINTEPISIDTKKYFDTDKICFLDIETTGFSREKSFIYLTGILLPHNGHLSVNQIFIDNPNEEDELLKEVMKIAERYKYIITYNGDNFDLPFLNYKYKKYNIDYKISYDKSIDLYRIIKKENDFLGLKDLKLKSVEKYLNIFREDKISGKECTNMYYKYMNQRNEDLKRKILLHNYEDIKNLPKLLSIFNIIEDKKTVEMSVSSKPFKIILEEMNIQDESLEIKFQWHGLKNIPIIYFDENFSLKYDPTNKEGILILQSNQGLLSNNKKCLYLNLSNFPELKPIKDSTSFCLPENIILLKADKILITDNIINIVKNIIAFIVKKPSIEALIN from the coding sequence ATGAAAAACTATATTAATACAGAGCCTATATCCATAGATACAAAAAAATATTTCGATACAGATAAAATATGTTTTTTAGACATTGAAACCACGGGGTTCAGCAGAGAAAAAAGTTTTATATATTTAACCGGAATACTTCTTCCTCATAATGGTCATCTTTCAGTTAATCAGATTTTCATTGATAATCCCAATGAAGAAGACGAGCTTTTAAAAGAAGTAATGAAAATAGCGGAAAGATATAAATATATAATTACCTATAATGGGGACAATTTTGATCTTCCTTTTTTAAATTACAAATATAAAAAATATAATATTGATTATAAAATTTCTTATGATAAAAGTATTGATCTATATAGGATAATTAAAAAAGAAAATGATTTTTTAGGCCTTAAAGATTTAAAGTTAAAATCCGTCGAAAAATATCTTAATATATTCAGAGAAGATAAAATTAGTGGAAAAGAATGTACAAATATGTACTATAAATATATGAATCAAAGAAATGAGGATCTAAAGAGGAAAATACTACTTCACAATTATGAGGACATAAAAAATTTACCTAAATTGTTATCCATATTTAACATAATAGAAGATAAGAAAACTGTAGAAATGTCAGTTTCTTCCAAACCCTTTAAAATAATATTAGAAGAAATGAATATTCAAGATGAATCGTTGGAAATCAAATTTCAATGGCATGGGCTGAAAAATATTCCTATCATATATTTTGATGAAAACTTCAGTTTAAAATACGATCCCACTAATAAAGAGGGAATATTAATCTTACAATCAAATCAAGGTTTATTGTCAAACAACAAGAAATGTCTTTATTTAAATTTATCAAATTTTCCTGAATTGAAGCCTATTAAGGACAGTACCTCCTTTTGCCTTCCTGAAAACATAATATTATTAAAAGCAGATAAAATCTTAATTACCGATAATATCATAAATATAGTTAAAAATATAATAGCTTTTATTGTAAAAAAGCCTTCTATTGAAGCATTAATAAATTAA
- a CDS encoding selenium metabolism-associated LysR family transcriptional regulator, with product MDLRQLETFIEVANLKSFSKAADKLYITQPTVTNHIQNLEKEMKTSLINRSGKNISLTPSGTILYEYAINIINSCKMAKFKLESFKGKIQGHLDIFSSTIPSKYVLPNIVYNFLLTYPDVTFSLISKDSKSIIKSILEGQSDFGIIGTKHCANQLEYIDLMEDNLFLITPNIKRFSCHNYSTLEKNILLKEKIIMREKGSGVRELVERQMELNFLNLKQLNIIGYVEDTEIIKKLVSLGAGISFLSEISVKDEIQQKKIKIFNIDGFNLNRKFYFVYHKTRHLSPLSEAFKNFTLNYIASNINN from the coding sequence TTGGATTTAAGACAATTAGAAACTTTCATAGAAGTTGCAAATTTGAAAAGCTTCTCAAAAGCTGCCGATAAATTGTACATTACTCAGCCCACTGTAACAAACCATATACAAAACTTAGAAAAAGAGATGAAAACTTCTCTTATAAATCGCTCTGGCAAAAATATATCATTGACTCCTTCTGGAACCATATTATATGAATATGCTATTAATATAATTAATTCATGCAAGATGGCTAAATTCAAATTGGAATCCTTCAAAGGTAAAATACAGGGACATTTAGACATCTTTTCAAGTACTATTCCCAGTAAATATGTACTTCCAAACATTGTATATAATTTTCTTTTAACATATCCTGATGTAACTTTCTCCTTAATATCCAAGGATTCTAAAAGTATTATAAAAAGTATCCTGGAAGGGCAGAGCGATTTTGGAATAATAGGGACGAAACACTGTGCTAACCAATTAGAATATATTGATTTAATGGAAGATAACCTTTTTTTAATTACTCCTAACATCAAAAGGTTTTCTTGCCATAACTATTCTACATTAGAAAAAAATATACTCTTAAAAGAAAAGATAATAATGAGAGAAAAAGGTTCGGGTGTAAGAGAATTAGTAGAAAGGCAGATGGAACTAAATTTCTTAAATTTAAAGCAACTAAATATAATAGGATACGTTGAAGATACGGAAATAATAAAAAAACTTGTTTCCTTAGGAGCAGGAATAAGTTTTCTTTCGGAAATATCTGTAAAAGATGAAATTCAGCAAAAAAAAATTAAAATATTCAACATTGATGGATTCAATCTTAATAGAAAATTTTATTTTGTATACCATAAAACCAGACATCTATCACCTTTAAGCGAAGCCTTTAAAAATTTTACCTTAAATTATATAGCATCCAATATTAATAATTAG